The bacterium genome has a window encoding:
- the secF gene encoding protein translocase subunit SecF — protein MATSGTFNLIGRRRWWYALSLAVIIPGLVALYVHHVNDHHALNWGVDFTGGNSLELRITQPFAVGDIRSIMNGFQLGDAIIQRSGDNQVIIRTRPLSPQQTTAVIEAVTAKFPSAKMLRVDTVGPEIGAELRNVAIFGVAIGLILQVVFISIRFHSVRFAIAADIALLHDLLVVVGAFALTQREVNASFLAVLLTVAGYSINDTIVIFDRIRENLAMRTREPFEHLVNRSVLEAIVRSINTAMTAVLAIGAVYIFGGETIRDVAFGLVVSIITGGYSSIFNASPILVDWRNWTERRRGARGAEARTARASDRTSGLGAAQVTTEDGEAVAPAPSGTGSGAPGQGASRRRKGSRRRR, from the coding sequence ATGGCGACGTCGGGCACCTTCAACCTGATCGGCCGGCGGCGGTGGTGGTACGCGCTGTCGCTGGCGGTGATCATCCCCGGTCTGGTCGCGCTGTACGTCCATCACGTCAACGACCATCACGCGCTGAACTGGGGGGTTGACTTCACCGGGGGCAACTCGCTCGAATTGCGGATCACGCAGCCGTTCGCCGTCGGGGACATCCGGAGCATCATGAACGGGTTTCAGCTCGGGGACGCGATCATCCAGCGGTCCGGCGACAACCAAGTGATCATCCGCACCCGCCCGCTCTCGCCGCAGCAGACCACCGCCGTGATCGAGGCGGTGACCGCCAAGTTCCCCAGCGCGAAGATGCTGCGCGTGGACACGGTCGGCCCCGAGATCGGCGCCGAACTCCGCAACGTCGCGATTTTCGGTGTGGCGATTGGATTGATCCTGCAGGTGGTGTTCATTTCCATCCGCTTCCACTCCGTTCGGTTCGCCATCGCGGCGGACATCGCGCTGCTTCACGATCTCCTGGTGGTGGTCGGCGCGTTCGCGCTGACCCAGCGGGAGGTCAACGCCAGCTTCCTCGCGGTGCTGCTCACCGTCGCCGGGTATTCGATCAACGACACGATCGTCATCTTCGACCGGATCCGCGAGAACCTGGCGATGCGGACCCGCGAGCCCTTCGAGCACTTGGTGAACCGCAGCGTGTTGGAAGCCATCGTCCGGTCCATCAACACCGCGATGACCGCGGTGCTGGCGATCGGGGCGGTCTACATCTTTGGGGGCGAGACGATCCGCGACGTCGCCTTCGGGCTGGTGGTGAGCATCATCACCGGGGGGTATTCGTCGATCTTCAACGCGAGCCCGATCCTGGTGGACTGGCGCAACTGGACCGAACGGCGGCGGGGAGCGAGGGGGGCCGAGGCCCGAACCGCGCGCGCCTCCGATCGGACCTCCGGCCTCGGCGCCGCTCAGGTCACCACCGAGGACGGCGAGGCGGTGGCTCCCGCCCCATCGGGCACCGGGTCGGGGGCGCCCGGACAGGGCGCCTCGCGGCGGCGCAAGGGCAGCCGGCGGCGACGGTAG
- a CDS encoding bifunctional (p)ppGpp synthetase/guanosine-3',5'-bis(diphosphate) 3'-pyrophosphohydrolase, with protein MKRFHLTRGSTEENLPPDAVQLLARVKQLTPHADLELIRRAYLFAQEAHADQTRASGEPYVNHSVAVASLLADLRLDAVTIAAALLHDVPEDTAHTIEAIRDKFGPEVAGLVDGVTKLGRIEWKSREERQAENLRKMFLAMANDIRIILIKLADRVHNLRTIEYLPEWKQKRTANETLEIYAPLTERLGIGSIKRELEDRAFAVLQPEAYREIAGELERASQEKVVVLASVVETLHRELNRAGIRVDQSRITGRPKHVYSIYQKMQRPKYQGQGVGRIYDRLAIRVVVNDVRECYETLGVVHSLWTPIPGEVDDYIAAPKTSGYQSLHTAVICEGQPLEIQIRTAEMHHAGENGIAAHWRYKEGGKKADPGFEQKLSWLRQLLEWHQDLQDPREFVHSVKIDLFQNEVFVFTPKGDVIDLPAGATPIDFAFRIHTDVGYHTVGAKANGRLVPLSHRLQSGDIVEISTNKSSAGPSRDWLAFVQTSNARTKIRQWFKRERHDENILRGKDLLEKELRRFGSVAALRPERLREAAAEFGLPDEEELLAAVGNGDVSLLQVVQALRGERPVVEEAPALPTAASPPSQTAHGIRVRGVDNVLMRFGRCCSPLPGDRVLGYITRGRGVSIHRADCPNIQFLRGQPERLVEVEWEASPDGTYQVEVEIEALDRVGLLKDILAAVTETKTNVVSVNARVRKDKVGIVNLVVDIGNVTQLTAVMQRIGRVPEVYNVERVVPH; from the coding sequence ATGAAGCGATTTCATCTCACCCGGGGCAGCACCGAGGAGAACCTTCCCCCCGATGCCGTTCAGCTGTTGGCCCGTGTCAAACAGCTGACGCCGCACGCCGATCTGGAGCTGATCCGGCGGGCCTACCTGTTCGCGCAGGAGGCCCACGCCGACCAAACCCGTGCCTCCGGTGAGCCGTACGTCAACCACAGTGTCGCCGTCGCGTCGCTCCTCGCCGACCTTCGCCTGGACGCGGTAACGATCGCGGCGGCCCTCCTGCACGACGTTCCCGAGGACACCGCGCACACGATCGAGGCGATCCGCGACAAATTCGGCCCGGAGGTCGCGGGGCTGGTGGACGGGGTGACCAAACTCGGCCGGATCGAGTGGAAGAGCCGGGAAGAGCGCCAGGCGGAGAACCTCCGCAAGATGTTCCTGGCGATGGCTAACGACATCCGGATCATCCTGATCAAGCTGGCCGACCGCGTCCACAACCTGCGCACGATCGAGTATCTCCCGGAGTGGAAGCAGAAGCGCACGGCGAACGAGACCTTGGAGATCTACGCGCCGTTGACCGAACGGCTCGGCATCGGGAGCATCAAGCGCGAGTTGGAGGACCGGGCGTTCGCGGTCCTGCAGCCGGAGGCCTACCGGGAGATCGCCGGCGAACTCGAGCGCGCCAGCCAGGAGAAGGTGGTGGTGCTGGCCAGCGTGGTGGAGACGCTCCACCGCGAGTTGAACCGCGCGGGAATCCGCGTGGACCAGAGCCGCATCACCGGACGCCCGAAGCATGTCTACAGCATCTACCAAAAGATGCAGCGGCCGAAATATCAAGGGCAAGGGGTGGGCCGGATCTACGATCGGCTGGCGATCCGGGTGGTGGTCAACGATGTCCGGGAGTGCTACGAGACCCTCGGCGTCGTGCACTCGCTGTGGACGCCGATCCCCGGCGAGGTGGACGACTACATCGCCGCCCCCAAGACCAGCGGGTACCAATCCTTGCACACCGCGGTGATCTGCGAGGGCCAGCCGCTGGAGATTCAGATCCGGACGGCGGAGATGCACCACGCCGGCGAGAACGGGATCGCCGCGCACTGGCGGTACAAGGAGGGCGGCAAGAAGGCCGATCCCGGATTCGAGCAGAAGCTTTCGTGGCTCCGACAGTTGCTGGAGTGGCACCAGGACCTTCAGGATCCCCGCGAGTTCGTCCACTCGGTCAAGATCGACCTGTTTCAGAACGAGGTGTTCGTCTTTACGCCAAAAGGCGACGTCATCGACCTCCCCGCGGGGGCGACCCCTATCGACTTCGCCTTTCGCATTCACACCGATGTCGGCTACCACACCGTGGGCGCGAAGGCGAACGGACGCTTGGTCCCGCTGAGCCACCGGCTGCAGTCCGGGGACATCGTGGAGATCTCCACCAACAAGAGCAGCGCCGGCCCGAGCCGAGACTGGCTGGCGTTCGTCCAGACCAGCAACGCCCGCACGAAGATCCGCCAGTGGTTCAAGCGGGAGCGACACGACGAAAACATTCTGCGCGGCAAGGATCTCCTGGAGAAGGAACTGCGCCGGTTCGGGAGCGTCGCCGCCCTTCGGCCGGAACGGCTCCGCGAGGCCGCCGCCGAGTTCGGGCTCCCCGACGAGGAGGAGCTTTTGGCCGCGGTGGGCAACGGCGATGTCTCGCTCCTGCAGGTGGTGCAGGCCCTGCGCGGCGAGCGGCCCGTCGTGGAGGAGGCGCCGGCGCTCCCCACGGCCGCGTCGCCGCCGTCCCAGACCGCGCACGGGATTCGGGTGCGGGGGGTCGACAACGTCTTGATGCGGTTTGGGCGGTGTTGCAGCCCCTTGCCGGGGGATCGCGTGCTCGGGTACATCACGCGCGGTCGCGGGGTGAGCATTCACCGGGCGGACTGCCCGAACATCCAGTTCCTGCGGGGGCAGCCGGAGCGGTTGGTCGAGGTGGAGTGGGAGGCCTCACCGGACGGCACCTACCAGGTGGAGGTCGAGATCGAAGCGCTCGACCGGGTCGGCCTGCTCAAGGACATCCTGGCTGCGGTGACCGAGACGAAGACGAACGTGGTCTCGGTGAACGCCCGAGTCCGGAAGGACAAGGTGGGCATCGTCAACCTCGTCGTGGACATCGGGAATGTCACGCAACTCACCGCGGTGATGCAGCGCATCGGCCGGGTGCCGGAAGTCTACAACGTCGAGCGCGTCGTGCCGCACTAG
- the recJ gene encoding single-stranded-DNA-specific exonuclease RecJ — protein sequence MESWIVEPKDAEAAALAAALDLHPLAAAMLRRRGVTTVEAARRFLHPSLDDLSDPLALPEMPGAVERVALALAAGQSIAVHGDYDVDGISATAILVRGLRALGGDPGWYLPHRFQDGYGLGLRAVEALAARGAQVLIAADCGITATESVGRARALGCDVLVLDHHVPTAERPEATIVAPPRGSGTAPFCAAGLAFAFILALGRHLGAASPLQPGLVSLAALGTIADVVPLLDDNRRLAAAGLAEMRAAPLAGIRALASVAGIADVDAWHVGWQLGPRLNAPGRLGDPSPALRLLLTDDPQEARTLADLLDATNRERQAVLGRVLAEALVQAEEDAGAPAFVVAGDGWHPGVVGLVAGRLAERYRRPVVAIALDRDAGRGSARSVEGFDLTEALGACGPHLLAFGGHAMAAGLSVTREAVPEFRRAFQARAAAGAAAWTILPRLRIDAEVRLSEVTPSLVDALERLGPFGSGNPEPLLASRGVRAVNRRLVGGGQHLRMDVTDGDALVEAIGFAMAARGELLLFTEAPIDLAFVPERDRLVPGRIRLRVQALDVPGMDPESILTDTGALLDRLFQHAAEYLDETRGDGVEEAAALYTKVVGVTFDGRQEAIAALRPGDPLQLVREPGNEHDPHAVRVLAPDGRQLGYLRAPLAGRLSPSIDAGARYRATVLTVTGGGDRSLGVNIFLERDDPDLGSAGWDVRGRPSARAIQERLPASLNGGRPLPAPHREALAAIAAGRSVVLALPPGRGWATALAGAAALTAQDGRCALLIAPLRRQVRHRTDQMTARLGAMGFRVLSVHGFQDFRERERVAAALRAGGVDVLVASAEAVTGGWVGGHAERVSAVLMDGVAAETGAVAEMFGGRPVLAVTAPAPRDTLARLYPGAEVISDPALRAALRVVDRRNTPGALGVMEEALSRDEKTLIYAGGRAECVRLARHLRERARDRSSKVGYLHGGLPARVRQIVAHAFQESRLGILVATSALDEEMLPADVRQVMIAALPPDRARFSEALGSMGFETRPLALTVLFGTNEIDARRRELAARAPDREILAAIYRVLRGWRGDAPLAWPDDATWAALSGALPHLTPATVDAAAVIFEEAGLATREMVDARLEMQLLDVGRRDLGASLRFREGMREREAFDAFARWAVRATGFELLQVAAGAAGAG from the coding sequence GTGGAGAGCTGGATCGTAGAGCCGAAGGACGCGGAGGCGGCCGCGCTTGCGGCCGCGCTGGATCTCCATCCCCTGGCTGCGGCGATGCTGCGCCGGCGGGGGGTGACGACCGTCGAAGCGGCCAGGCGGTTTCTCCATCCCAGCTTGGACGATCTGTCCGATCCCCTGGCGCTCCCGGAGATGCCCGGCGCGGTTGAGCGGGTGGCGCTCGCGCTGGCGGCGGGCCAGTCCATCGCCGTTCACGGTGACTACGACGTCGACGGCATCTCCGCCACGGCGATCCTCGTGCGCGGGCTGCGGGCGCTCGGCGGCGACCCGGGATGGTATCTCCCGCATCGGTTCCAGGACGGCTACGGGCTTGGGCTGCGGGCGGTCGAGGCCCTTGCGGCCCGGGGCGCGCAGGTGCTGATCGCGGCGGACTGCGGGATCACCGCGACGGAGTCGGTGGGACGGGCGCGGGCGTTGGGATGCGACGTCCTGGTCCTTGACCACCATGTCCCCACAGCCGAGCGGCCGGAGGCGACGATCGTGGCACCGCCGCGGGGGTCCGGCACCGCTCCCTTCTGTGCCGCGGGGTTGGCGTTTGCGTTCATCCTGGCGCTCGGGCGGCATCTGGGCGCCGCCTCGCCGCTCCAGCCGGGCCTGGTCTCGCTTGCCGCCCTCGGGACGATCGCCGACGTCGTTCCCCTGCTCGATGACAACCGTCGGTTGGCCGCCGCGGGACTGGCGGAGATGCGGGCGGCACCGCTGGCCGGGATCCGCGCCCTGGCCAGCGTGGCGGGGATCGCCGATGTGGATGCGTGGCACGTGGGATGGCAGTTGGGCCCGCGCCTCAACGCGCCGGGACGGCTCGGCGATCCATCGCCGGCCCTGCGGCTGCTGCTGACCGACGACCCGCAAGAGGCACGTACCCTCGCCGATCTCCTCGACGCCACCAACCGCGAGCGGCAGGCCGTGCTCGGGCGGGTTCTCGCCGAGGCCCTCGTTCAGGCCGAGGAGGACGCCGGGGCGCCGGCGTTCGTGGTGGCGGGCGACGGGTGGCACCCGGGGGTCGTCGGACTCGTCGCCGGTCGCCTGGCGGAGCGCTACCGCCGCCCCGTGGTGGCGATCGCGCTCGATCGGGACGCCGGCCGCGGGTCCGCACGCAGCGTGGAGGGCTTCGACCTGACCGAGGCGCTCGGGGCGTGCGGGCCACACCTGCTCGCCTTTGGCGGCCACGCCATGGCGGCCGGCCTGTCGGTGACGCGGGAGGCGGTGCCGGAGTTTCGACGGGCCTTCCAAGCGCGGGCCGCCGCAGGCGCCGCGGCATGGACGATCCTCCCGCGGCTCCGCATCGACGCGGAGGTGAGGTTGTCCGAGGTCACCCCATCGTTGGTGGATGCGCTGGAACGTCTCGGGCCTTTTGGGTCGGGAAACCCCGAGCCGCTGCTGGCGTCGCGCGGGGTCCGGGCGGTCAACCGCCGGCTCGTCGGCGGCGGGCAGCACCTCAGGATGGACGTGACGGACGGAGATGCGCTCGTGGAGGCGATCGGGTTCGCGATGGCGGCGCGCGGCGAACTGCTCTTGTTCACCGAGGCTCCCATCGACCTTGCCTTTGTTCCGGAGCGGGACCGGCTGGTCCCCGGCCGGATCCGGCTCCGCGTGCAGGCCCTCGACGTGCCGGGAATGGATCCGGAATCGATCTTGACCGACACCGGAGCCCTGCTCGACCGCCTCTTCCAGCACGCCGCGGAGTACCTCGATGAGACTCGAGGCGACGGGGTCGAGGAGGCGGCGGCGCTCTACACCAAAGTCGTCGGCGTGACCTTCGACGGACGGCAGGAGGCGATCGCCGCCCTGCGCCCCGGTGACCCGTTGCAGTTGGTCAGGGAGCCGGGGAACGAGCACGACCCGCACGCCGTCCGCGTGCTGGCCCCCGATGGCCGGCAGTTGGGATACCTGCGGGCGCCGCTGGCCGGTCGTCTGTCGCCGTCCATCGACGCCGGGGCGCGATATCGAGCCACCGTTCTGACCGTGACCGGCGGCGGGGACCGGTCGCTCGGCGTCAATATCTTTCTCGAACGCGACGACCCCGACCTCGGATCCGCGGGGTGGGATGTCCGGGGGCGGCCTTCGGCGCGGGCGATCCAAGAGCGGCTCCCCGCTTCCCTGAACGGCGGGCGGCCGCTGCCGGCACCACACCGCGAGGCGCTGGCGGCGATCGCGGCCGGGAGGTCGGTCGTGCTCGCGCTCCCGCCGGGCCGGGGCTGGGCGACCGCACTCGCCGGCGCGGCGGCGTTGACCGCCCAGGACGGGCGCTGCGCGCTCCTGATCGCGCCGCTCCGCCGGCAGGTGCGCCACCGGACCGACCAGATGACCGCGCGTCTGGGCGCCATGGGATTTCGGGTGTTGTCCGTCCACGGATTCCAGGACTTCCGCGAGCGCGAACGGGTCGCGGCGGCGCTTCGGGCCGGCGGGGTGGACGTGCTTGTGGCGAGTGCCGAGGCCGTGACCGGCGGGTGGGTGGGGGGCCACGCCGAGCGGGTCTCCGCGGTCCTGATGGACGGGGTGGCGGCGGAGACGGGGGCGGTCGCGGAAATGTTCGGTGGGCGGCCCGTGCTGGCGGTGACCGCGCCCGCTCCGCGCGACACGCTGGCTCGCCTCTATCCGGGCGCGGAAGTGATTTCCGATCCGGCCCTCAGAGCGGCCCTGCGGGTGGTCGATCGCCGCAACACCCCCGGGGCCCTCGGCGTGATGGAGGAAGCCCTTAGCCGAGACGAGAAGACTCTCATTTATGCCGGCGGGAGGGCAGAGTGCGTGCGTCTGGCGCGGCACCTGCGCGAGCGCGCTCGCGATCGATCCTCGAAAGTCGGGTACCTGCACGGTGGACTTCCCGCGCGCGTTCGCCAGATTGTGGCGCATGCTTTCCAGGAGAGCCGGTTGGGAATCCTGGTGGCCACGTCGGCGCTCGATGAAGAAATGCTCCCCGCGGACGTGCGCCAGGTGATGATCGCCGCGCTTCCCCCGGACCGGGCGCGATTCTCGGAGGCGCTTGGCTCGATGGGGTTCGAGACGCGCCCGCTCGCGCTGACGGTGCTTTTCGGCACGAACGAGATTGACGCGAGGCGCCGCGAGTTGGCCGCCCGCGCCCCGGACCGGGAGATCCTGGCCGCGATCTACCGGGTGCTGCGAGGGTGGCGCGGTGACGCACCGCTCGCTTGGCCGGATGACGCGACGTGGGCGGCGCTCAGCGGTGCGCTGCCGCACCTGACCCCAGCGACGGTCGACGCGGCGGCGGTGATCTTCGAGGAGGCGGGGCTCGCGACCCGGGAGATGGTGGACGCGCGACTCGAGATGCAGCTGCTCGATGTGGGTCGGCGAGATCTCGGGGCGTCGCTGCGCTTCCGGGAGGGGATGCGCGAGCGCGAGGCGTTCGACGCATTCGCGCGCTGGGCGGTTCGCGCGACGGGGTTCGAGTTGCTCCAGGTCGCCGCCGGGGCGGCTGGCGCAGGCTAG
- a CDS encoding LapA family protein: MGRTLLFLVILLVVVTVFALSNLSTVTVNFWQVTVYSGPLALVIVGAGVIGALLTYLGSLGHHFRLARQIRTLEGRVRAHEPLDPHPSASSLVTAPPPSNPLEETRRLP; this comes from the coding sequence ATGGGCCGGACGTTGCTCTTCCTGGTCATCCTGCTGGTGGTGGTCACGGTCTTCGCGTTGAGCAACCTCAGCACGGTCACGGTCAACTTCTGGCAGGTCACGGTCTACAGCGGTCCGCTGGCCCTGGTCATCGTTGGGGCCGGGGTGATCGGGGCGCTGCTGACCTATCTGGGGTCGTTGGGACATCACTTCCGCCTGGCGCGGCAGATCCGCACCCTGGAAGGCCGCGTCCGCGCGCACGAACCCCTTGACCCTCATCCCTCCGCGTCGTCGCTCGTCACCGCACCCCCGCCTTCGAATCCGCTGGAGGAGACCCGCAGACTGCCCTGA
- a CDS encoding aminotransferase class I/II-fold pyridoxal phosphate-dependent enzyme — MIETAARVEVFTESVIREMTRLAMEHGGINLAQGFPDFPAPKELLDAAARALAQGYNQYAITWGAPNFRQAIAEKVRWFNGITADPERHITVTCGATEAMMATLLATVNPGEEVVVFEPFYENYGPDTKLSGAVPRFVQLRLEPGFPFDPAQLRDAITPRTKAIIINTPHNPTGKVFSRAELEIIAELCRTHNLLAITDEVYEHIRYDGQPHLSVATLPGMAERTVIVNSMSKSYSVTGWRVGWTIAPGPIADVIRKVHDFLTVGAAAPLQEAGVTALRLPREYYDNLSVMYQRKRDTLLGILQDAGFRCLVPSGAYYIICDITPFGFDDDYQFTMHLIKEVGVAPVPGSSFFHDPALGRHYVRFAFPKREETFDEVRSRLRRLRPRARITAVPAGQPAAEPARAPRPESGRKGRSGR; from the coding sequence ATGATCGAGACGGCAGCTCGGGTAGAGGTGTTCACGGAATCGGTGATTCGGGAGATGACCCGGCTCGCCATGGAGCACGGCGGAATCAACCTCGCCCAGGGATTCCCGGATTTCCCGGCACCGAAGGAACTCCTCGACGCGGCGGCCCGGGCGCTCGCGCAGGGCTACAATCAATACGCGATCACCTGGGGAGCGCCGAACTTTCGGCAGGCGATCGCCGAGAAGGTCCGTTGGTTCAACGGGATCACCGCGGATCCGGAACGCCACATCACGGTGACCTGCGGGGCGACGGAGGCGATGATGGCGACGCTCCTGGCCACGGTCAACCCCGGCGAGGAGGTGGTCGTCTTCGAGCCGTTCTACGAGAACTACGGCCCGGACACCAAACTGTCGGGCGCGGTGCCGCGGTTCGTTCAACTGCGGCTGGAGCCGGGGTTCCCGTTTGACCCGGCACAACTCCGGGACGCGATCACTCCCCGCACCAAGGCGATCATCATCAACACCCCGCACAACCCCACCGGGAAAGTCTTCAGCCGGGCCGAGCTGGAGATCATCGCCGAGCTCTGCCGGACACATAACCTGTTGGCGATCACCGATGAGGTGTACGAGCACATCCGCTACGACGGGCAGCCGCATCTCAGCGTGGCGACCCTCCCGGGGATGGCCGAGCGCACCGTCATCGTGAACAGCATGTCGAAGAGTTACAGCGTCACCGGGTGGCGCGTGGGGTGGACGATCGCTCCCGGCCCGATCGCGGACGTGATCCGGAAGGTGCACGACTTCCTCACCGTTGGGGCGGCGGCCCCGCTGCAGGAGGCCGGGGTCACCGCGCTGCGGCTGCCGCGGGAGTACTACGACAACCTGTCGGTGATGTATCAGCGCAAGCGCGACACGCTCCTGGGGATCCTCCAAGACGCCGGGTTCCGGTGCCTCGTGCCCTCGGGGGCCTACTACATCATCTGCGACATCACGCCGTTTGGGTTCGACGACGACTACCAATTTACGATGCACCTGATCAAGGAGGTGGGGGTGGCCCCCGTGCCGGGGTCCTCCTTCTTCCACGATCCCGCACTGGGGCGGCACTACGTCCGCTTCGCGTTCCCGAAGCGCGAGGAGACCTTCGATGAGGTTCGATCCCGGCTGCGGCGCCTGCGCCCCCGCGCCCGGATCACCGCCGTGCCGGCGGGGCAGCCCGCCGCCGAGCCGGCCCGGGCGCCGCGTCCGGAATCGGGGCGCAAGGGGCGGTCGGGCCGGTGA